A genomic stretch from Sphingobacterium sp. ML3W includes:
- a CDS encoding GntR family transcriptional regulator encodes MKEDSLANKVYLEVRKKILSSQLAGGARLVESAWADKLAVSRVAVREAFMRLAGESLVEFGEKGGCFVKKMTVADVRDIRELRELLEVGALKILFSKKNKELIDDLELICNDFSDMVSKGYYGGACEADVRFHERIIEGTCNSRLIAIYKNSNIPLFHMKLGAILGQMEDYLDTEQEHRAIVDALKANDWNKAYETLVHHLDRGEQEALELV; translated from the coding sequence ATGAAAGAGGATTCGCTTGCCAATAAGGTTTATTTGGAAGTCCGCAAGAAGATTTTGTCAAGCCAGCTCGCTGGTGGGGCGCGGTTGGTCGAAAGTGCCTGGGCCGATAAGCTGGCTGTAAGCAGAGTGGCTGTTCGCGAAGCCTTTATGCGTTTGGCGGGAGAGAGTCTGGTGGAATTTGGTGAAAAAGGAGGTTGCTTTGTGAAAAAGATGACCGTCGCGGATGTGCGGGATATCCGTGAACTGCGTGAATTGCTTGAAGTCGGTGCTTTAAAGATTTTATTTTCAAAAAAGAATAAAGAACTGATTGATGATTTGGAATTGATCTGCAATGACTTTTCGGATATGGTCAGCAAAGGGTATTATGGTGGAGCCTGTGAGGCCGATGTGCGCTTTCATGAACGTATTATCGAGGGTACTTGCAATTCCAGGCTAATTGCGATTTATAAAAATAGCAATATTCCTTTATTTCACATGAAATTGGGTGCTATTCTTGGGCAGATGGAGGATTACCTGGATACCGAGCAAGAGCATCGTGCGATTGTGGATGCATTAAAAGCGAATGATTGGAACAAGGCTTATGAGACTTTGGTACATCACCTCGATCGAGGCGAGCAAGAGGCTTTGGAGCTTGTGTAA
- a CDS encoding SMP-30/gluconolactonase/LRE family protein, with amino-acid sequence MNILIDGLHFPEGPAFDQQGAIWLVEKEAGNLIRYRDNKYDRIQVDGHPNGIAVAPDGTIWFCDALQNSIRRYNPADNSCDTILNKLDNKVLKMPNDLCFDSKGNLLFTCPGSELTDETGYICCLRTNGMAHAVHQNMYYPNGLAFAPNSSKLYIAETGSKWIWKMNWNALSCQMDSIEKFALAGGQIGPDGIAFDEEGNLFVAIYGSSHILVLDQSGTATKKIQTSGKNPANCALDPSGAIGLIITEAEKGQLLQLSHTKKGIL; translated from the coding sequence ATGAATATACTTATTGACGGTCTACACTTTCCGGAAGGCCCCGCCTTTGATCAACAAGGCGCGATCTGGCTGGTAGAAAAAGAAGCCGGCAACCTAATCCGTTACCGGGACAACAAGTACGATCGTATACAGGTTGACGGGCATCCCAACGGAATTGCCGTTGCGCCAGACGGAACAATCTGGTTCTGCGATGCATTACAAAACAGCATACGTAGGTACAATCCTGCTGACAACAGCTGCGATACAATCCTGAATAAGCTGGACAACAAAGTATTAAAAATGCCCAATGACTTATGTTTTGACAGCAAAGGAAACCTGTTATTTACCTGTCCGGGAAGCGAATTGACAGATGAAACGGGCTATATCTGCTGCCTACGAACCAATGGTATGGCGCATGCCGTCCATCAGAACATGTACTACCCGAACGGACTAGCCTTTGCCCCCAACAGCAGCAAATTATATATTGCTGAAACAGGCAGTAAATGGATCTGGAAAATGAACTGGAATGCCTTATCATGCCAAATGGATTCCATTGAAAAATTTGCACTTGCAGGTGGACAGATCGGACCCGATGGGATCGCATTTGATGAGGAAGGCAATTTATTTGTTGCCATATATGGCTCATCGCATATCTTAGTGCTGGATCAAAGTGGTACAGCCACTAAAAAAATTCAAACATCAGGAAAAAACCCAGCCAATTGTGCACTAGACCCATCGGGAGCGATAGGATTGATTATTACAGAAGCAGAAAAGGGTCAATTGCTTCAATTGAGTCACACAAAAAAGGGGATACTATAG
- a CDS encoding aspartate aminotransferase family protein, translated as MQENERSAAILRENAKWIPGGVVSLNRKSDPNICFVKGNGSHVEDIDGNSYIDYQAGFAASFLGHNDPDVNAAVLKTLQEQQVLMGAGPTLLEGEFAELFCASVPNAESVQITTTGSEATYHAIRIARAVTGRDHIIVMQGGYNGWHNDVACNVISQKVDIGSYQSPGEYPFDSLSAGVPKNHSDLVHVINYNDLDSVRYVLQKYSVACILLEPILQNIGIVKPQPGYLEGLRKLADEQGFLLIFDEVKTGFRHALGGYQSICGVQPDLSTFGKAVANGYPLGVIAGKKKYMDYFVDPDKAKRVMIAGTFNAFPLTTAAAIATLKKLSSPEHQVYKHVERLGARLEQGYQEIFPKLGIPFFVARQGSAFCTYFMDHAPLNFHDILDNHDFELDIRYRKNLIKEGIFNFPAAIKQGSISFAHTEDDIDRTLEATARVIKTL; from the coding sequence ATGCAAGAAAACGAAAGATCAGCCGCGATACTGCGCGAGAATGCAAAATGGATACCAGGAGGTGTGGTATCGTTGAACAGAAAGTCGGATCCCAATATCTGCTTCGTTAAGGGAAATGGTAGCCATGTGGAGGATATCGACGGAAATAGTTATATCGATTATCAGGCTGGATTCGCAGCTTCCTTTCTTGGTCATAATGATCCAGATGTCAATGCTGCGGTATTGAAAACGCTTCAGGAACAGCAGGTGCTGATGGGAGCAGGCCCTACTTTATTGGAAGGGGAGTTTGCTGAACTGTTTTGTGCATCGGTGCCCAATGCCGAGAGCGTGCAGATCACGACAACGGGATCCGAGGCCACTTATCATGCGATCCGGATCGCCCGTGCGGTAACGGGACGCGATCATATCATTGTCATGCAGGGCGGATACAATGGTTGGCATAATGATGTGGCCTGCAATGTAATCAGCCAAAAAGTGGATATCGGATCTTATCAAAGCCCCGGTGAATATCCCTTTGACTCACTGAGCGCCGGGGTTCCCAAAAACCACAGTGATCTGGTACATGTCATCAATTACAATGATCTGGATAGTGTTCGTTATGTGCTGCAGAAGTATTCGGTAGCCTGTATTCTATTAGAACCTATTTTACAGAATATCGGTATCGTTAAACCGCAACCGGGATACCTGGAAGGACTTCGTAAGCTTGCAGATGAGCAAGGGTTCCTATTGATCTTTGATGAGGTAAAGACCGGATTTAGACATGCTTTAGGCGGTTATCAATCCATTTGTGGTGTTCAGCCAGATCTTTCCACCTTTGGAAAGGCGGTGGCGAATGGTTATCCTTTGGGCGTAATAGCGGGAAAGAAAAAGTATATGGATTATTTTGTTGATCCAGATAAAGCTAAGCGGGTCATGATTGCGGGAACATTCAATGCTTTCCCGTTGACAACAGCTGCGGCAATTGCAACATTGAAAAAACTTTCTAGTCCTGAGCACCAAGTCTATAAGCATGTTGAACGTTTGGGCGCACGTTTGGAACAGGGATATCAGGAAATATTTCCTAAATTAGGCATACCATTTTTTGTCGCTCGTCAAGGCTCGGCCTTCTGTACTTACTTTATGGATCATGCGCCGCTTAATTTTCACGATATTCTGGATAATCATGATTTCGAACTGGATATCCGCTACCGCAAAAATCTCATAAAAGAAGGAATCTTTAATTTCCCGGCTGCAATTAAGCAGGGAAGCATTTCCTTTGCGCATACGGAAGATGATATCGACCGGACCTTAGAAGCGACAGCACGTGTAATAAAAACTTTGTAA
- the dgoD gene encoding galactonate dehydratase produces MKITAIETFVCHARMRNWIFVKVVTDQPGLWGWGEATLEWHTQSVVGAIKDISQLLVGEDPRRIEYLWQMMYRQHFWHGNGIVRGTAISGIDIALWDILGKIHNVPCHELWGGRVRDYIRLYCHLGGGRMEDFYETAPDDAKRFGDLALKAVDEGFTAFKSMAVPETMSLEGLRPIKYAEACVKAMRDAVGDDIDIMVDCHARPSPRMGMQFAKALEPYGLYFFEEPCWPETMEDIALIQRAVATPIASGERLIGVHAFREMLEKRAVSVIQPDITHCGGLSEARKIAALADAYRVSMAPHNPQGPVSTAASIELGFATPSYIICESVHKDVEWRQDVVSEGFTVQEKGRIVLPNTRAGLGIEINEEEVKKHPFQQEILQRTFYRDGSVGDW; encoded by the coding sequence ATGAAAATAACCGCTATCGAAACCTTTGTATGCCATGCGCGCATGCGAAATTGGATTTTTGTTAAAGTTGTAACCGATCAGCCCGGACTTTGGGGCTGGGGTGAGGCGACGTTGGAGTGGCATACACAAAGTGTCGTTGGTGCAATTAAAGATATTTCTCAGCTGTTGGTTGGCGAGGATCCACGCCGCATTGAATATCTATGGCAGATGATGTACCGCCAGCATTTTTGGCATGGGAACGGAATTGTCCGGGGAACGGCAATCAGTGGTATTGATATTGCCCTATGGGATATTTTAGGTAAAATTCATAACGTGCCCTGTCATGAATTGTGGGGTGGTCGTGTACGGGATTATATCCGCTTATATTGTCATTTGGGGGGTGGCCGAATGGAAGATTTTTACGAAACAGCACCGGACGACGCTAAACGTTTTGGCGATCTTGCATTGAAAGCTGTTGATGAGGGTTTTACGGCTTTTAAATCCATGGCTGTTCCGGAAACGATGTCCCTGGAAGGGCTTCGCCCGATTAAATATGCTGAAGCCTGTGTAAAGGCAATGCGTGATGCAGTAGGTGATGATATCGATATTATGGTAGATTGCCATGCACGTCCTAGTCCACGCATGGGCATGCAATTTGCCAAAGCGCTAGAACCTTATGGTCTGTACTTTTTTGAGGAGCCATGCTGGCCCGAAACCATGGAGGATATTGCCCTGATTCAACGGGCAGTAGCGACACCTATCGCTTCCGGCGAACGTCTGATCGGTGTGCATGCTTTTCGGGAGATGCTTGAAAAACGTGCGGTAAGTGTTATTCAGCCTGATATTACACATTGCGGTGGATTATCTGAAGCCCGCAAAATAGCTGCTTTGGCGGATGCTTATCGTGTGTCCATGGCACCTCATAATCCACAGGGACCTGTAAGCACAGCTGCCTCTATCGAGTTGGGCTTCGCAACACCTTCGTACATTATCTGTGAGAGTGTTCACAAAGATGTTGAATGGCGGCAAGATGTCGTCAGTGAAGGATTTACAGTGCAAGAAAAAGGCCGTATTGTCCTCCCCAATACAAGAGCCGGTCTGGGTATTGAAATCAATGAAGAAGAGGTGAAAAAGCATCCGTTCCAACAGGAAATTTTACAGCGTACATTTTACAGAGATGGCAGTGTTGGGGACTGGTAG
- a CDS encoding SDR family oxidoreductase, protein MRAEYKNKVVLISGGLGDIGRAIAEAFLTAEAIVCIADRFAPVLAKERWHSLDESQTNLFYDQVDVSDADQVEAWVDRIERELGAIAICIANAACVTIQNFRELSNAAWKNEMAVNLDGAFFLANACAKSFVATGVRGNIVFLGSWAGHAVHQNLPAYSVSKAGLRMLCQAMALEYAVDGIRVNEIAPGYVNAGLSKVVWSKDAALQKKAAAVVPLGDILEAEEIAKQVLWICSDNCRQMTGTSIVLDGGLSLIRP, encoded by the coding sequence ATGAGAGCAGAATATAAAAACAAAGTGGTTTTGATCAGTGGTGGACTTGGTGATATTGGCAGGGCAATAGCCGAGGCTTTTCTGACGGCGGAGGCAATTGTCTGTATTGCGGATCGTTTTGCACCCGTGCTTGCGAAAGAGCGGTGGCATTCGCTCGATGAATCTCAGACCAACTTATTTTACGATCAGGTCGATGTCTCAGATGCTGATCAGGTGGAGGCTTGGGTTGATCGTATAGAGCGGGAGCTTGGAGCAATAGCGATCTGTATTGCTAATGCGGCCTGTGTCACGATTCAAAACTTTCGGGAGCTCAGCAATGCGGCATGGAAAAATGAAATGGCGGTCAATCTGGACGGTGCTTTTTTTCTGGCCAACGCCTGTGCGAAATCATTTGTTGCTACTGGTGTTCGCGGGAATATTGTCTTTTTGGGTAGTTGGGCAGGGCATGCCGTGCATCAGAACCTGCCTGCATACAGTGTTTCCAAAGCTGGCTTACGGATGCTTTGTCAAGCCATGGCGCTCGAATATGCTGTTGATGGAATCCGTGTCAACGAAATTGCACCCGGTTATGTCAACGCGGGGTTGAGTAAAGTGGTTTGGTCCAAGGATGCCGCGCTTCAAAAAAAGGCTGCCGCGGTAGTACCGCTGGGGGATATCCTCGAAGCGGAGGAAATCGCCAAACAGGTGCTTTGGATATGCTCCGACAATTGCAGACAGATGACGGGGACAAGTATCGTACTGGATGGGGGACTCTCATTAATTAGACCTTAG
- a CDS encoding sodium/solute symporter (Members of the Solute:Sodium Symporter (SSS), TC 2.A.21 as described in tcdb.org, catalyze solute:Na+ symport. Known solutes for members of the family include sugars, amino acids, nucleosides, inositols, vitamins, urea or anions, depending on the system.) has protein sequence MKLDWIDVIIFAVYIVGIVVLGLYASKKSSSSKRDYFLAGDKLPWWMIGGSIIAANISSHHLVGAMGAAYSRGFVAITLEWGAILIGFNALLWIFLPFYIRNGFYTIPEYLEKRYGNATRVLYAILILFTYVFVEIGAVLYLGGLSLHALFGIPILYSIFGMAILTGLYTVLGGLKAVIWTEMVQLVILVLGGIVLTFATINAAGGFQSVVESSKDWKMFYPASDPDFPWTMYLGGLLCISVFYCATNQFIVQRVLAAKNEWHGRMGVIFGDYLKFLVPLIITIPALVAPKFLPHLDQPDLLFATLVETLLPKGLIGLVMAGLISAIMSHISGAINSCTTILTVDIYSQYINKNATDDQAIRFGKRAGVVIIVLGIMSAVILISYSDKPVFLYLMNLYGLFTPGIATMFLMGVFWKRTTAQGALTAGLLTIPLSLLLEYLLTDMPFFNRTGIVFWTCMIACVLVSLCTQAVPEARLKNLILTRDSFQMPEGDRASYRGFRNPTLWWIIITVMVLYFYVRYF, from the coding sequence ATGAAACTAGATTGGATTGATGTCATTATTTTTGCGGTATACATAGTCGGTATCGTCGTATTGGGATTATATGCCTCGAAAAAAAGTTCCTCGTCCAAACGGGACTATTTTTTGGCTGGTGATAAGTTGCCCTGGTGGATGATCGGAGGTAGTATTATTGCCGCAAATATCAGTAGTCATCATCTTGTCGGCGCCATGGGAGCGGCCTATAGCCGTGGGTTTGTGGCCATCACTTTGGAATGGGGTGCCATATTGATCGGTTTTAATGCGCTGCTTTGGATATTTTTGCCTTTCTACATACGCAATGGCTTTTATACAATTCCCGAATATCTTGAAAAAAGATATGGAAATGCTACTCGGGTACTCTATGCGATCTTGATCTTATTTACCTACGTTTTTGTAGAAATCGGTGCAGTGCTTTATCTGGGTGGGCTCTCATTACATGCTTTATTTGGTATTCCCATTCTGTATAGTATTTTTGGGATGGCGATTTTGACGGGCTTGTATACCGTGCTAGGGGGGCTGAAAGCCGTTATCTGGACCGAAATGGTGCAGCTAGTTATCCTGGTGCTCGGCGGTATCGTCCTGACCTTTGCAACCATCAATGCGGCAGGCGGATTTCAGTCCGTCGTGGAATCATCCAAAGACTGGAAGATGTTCTATCCAGCTTCCGATCCCGACTTTCCCTGGACAATGTATCTAGGCGGTTTGCTTTGTATCAGCGTATTCTACTGTGCGACCAATCAATTTATTGTTCAGCGTGTATTGGCCGCAAAAAATGAATGGCATGGCCGTATGGGGGTTATTTTCGGTGATTATCTTAAATTTCTGGTACCGCTGATCATCACAATCCCGGCTTTGGTAGCACCCAAATTTTTACCGCATTTAGATCAGCCGGATCTGTTATTTGCGACGCTCGTGGAAACACTGTTGCCTAAAGGGTTGATCGGTCTGGTCATGGCTGGTCTCATCTCTGCGATTATGTCCCATATTTCTGGTGCTATAAATTCCTGTACAACTATACTCACAGTAGATATTTACAGCCAATACATCAATAAGAACGCCACTGATGATCAAGCGATCCGTTTTGGTAAACGTGCAGGAGTCGTCATTATTGTACTTGGTATTATGAGCGCTGTCATATTGATTAGTTATTCCGACAAACCTGTATTTCTCTACCTGATGAATCTGTATGGTTTATTTACACCGGGTATAGCTACCATGTTTCTGATGGGGGTCTTTTGGAAGCGGACTACGGCACAGGGCGCATTAACGGCTGGCTTATTGACCATTCCACTTTCGTTGCTCTTGGAGTATTTGCTTACTGACATGCCATTTTTTAACAGAACCGGTATTGTGTTCTGGACCTGTATGATCGCCTGTGTACTGGTCAGTCTATGTACACAGGCCGTTCCGGAAGCGCGTTTGAAAAATCTGATATTGACACGCGATTCGTTTCAGATGCCCGAAGGGGATCGAGCTTCTTACCGTGGCTTTCGGAATCCAACCCTCTGGTGGATCATTATTACAGTGATGGTGCTGTATTTTTATGTGCGCTATTTTTAA
- a CDS encoding amidohydrolase, protein MKNAMLKELDAEIEAIFPEIVAIRRHIHQHPELSFQEYETSAYIQEKLTRLDIPFKVVANTGVVAVLEGEKSLSEDIVVLRADIDALPIHEQNDVLYKSTNEGVMHACGHDFHTANLLGVATVLKGYKTEFSGKIVLLFQPGEEKIPGGAIQILQSGILESFGGKIKAVLGLHVSPRVPLGKIGLRPGRFMASSDEFYFTIKGRGGHAAEPHRAVDPIMIAAQLLTTLQQLVSRKANPDIPSVLTFGRFIGDGAANVIPEEVKLAGTFRTMDETWRKEALETVATIARTLPEALGATVDVEVRHGYPALNNDPKLTQQVKNILQRSMGNEVVQDLEIWMAAEDFAYYSYRYPALFMLVGTNNDSINTQYGLHNPQFNLDEKAFKTAISALVNSAVSLLNESNG, encoded by the coding sequence ATGAAGAATGCTATGTTGAAAGAATTAGACGCTGAAATTGAAGCTATTTTCCCGGAGATTGTTGCGATCCGTCGGCATATCCATCAGCACCCTGAACTGTCTTTTCAGGAATATGAGACGAGCGCATATATCCAAGAGAAGTTGACCCGGCTCGATATTCCGTTTAAAGTTGTTGCCAATACAGGTGTGGTTGCCGTGCTTGAGGGCGAAAAGTCCTTAAGTGAGGATATCGTGGTTTTGAGGGCTGATATTGATGCATTACCTATTCACGAGCAGAATGATGTGCTATACAAGTCCACAAATGAAGGTGTTATGCACGCTTGTGGTCACGATTTTCATACGGCAAATCTATTGGGTGTCGCCACTGTCTTAAAGGGATATAAAACCGAGTTTTCAGGAAAAATTGTGCTCTTGTTTCAGCCTGGGGAAGAAAAGATTCCCGGAGGTGCGATCCAAATCTTGCAGTCTGGTATTTTGGAGTCTTTCGGTGGAAAGATCAAAGCTGTTTTGGGTTTGCACGTCAGTCCACGTGTGCCTTTAGGGAAAATAGGCTTACGCCCGGGGCGCTTTATGGCTTCAAGCGATGAGTTTTATTTTACCATTAAAGGACGTGGCGGCCATGCGGCCGAACCACATCGTGCCGTTGACCCAATTATGATTGCCGCTCAGTTGCTGACTACTTTACAGCAGCTGGTCAGTCGTAAGGCAAACCCTGATATCCCATCTGTATTGACTTTTGGCCGTTTTATCGGCGATGGTGCGGCGAATGTCATTCCCGAAGAGGTCAAGTTGGCTGGTACCTTCCGTACCATGGATGAAACCTGGCGCAAGGAGGCGTTGGAGACCGTTGCAACAATTGCACGTACATTGCCCGAGGCCTTGGGAGCGACAGTAGATGTGGAAGTGCGCCATGGTTATCCTGCATTGAATAATGATCCCAAATTGACCCAGCAAGTAAAAAATATCCTACAAAGGAGCATGGGAAATGAAGTCGTGCAAGATCTAGAAATCTGGATGGCGGCAGAAGATTTTGCTTATTACTCATATCGGTACCCCGCTTTATTTATGTTGGTCGGTACGAATAATGACAGCATCAATACCCAATATGGGCTTCATAATCCGCAGTTCAATCTTGATGAAAAAGCGTTTAAGACGGCGATTTCGGCTTTGGTGAATAGTGCTGTTTCCTTATTGAATGAGTCCAATGGATAG
- a CDS encoding Gfo/Idh/MocA family oxidoreductase translates to MDRKHFLLSLLPLGLSFQTKADFSKEGLNLMLPKTKKKKIGIIGLDSTHSIAFTKAINTASADSLYGQFSVVAAYPYGSKTIALSAERIPKITTEIQQYGVSVVSSIAQLLKQVDYVFLETNDGNLHLQQALEVLGARKPLFIDKPIANSYTDALKIFEAARKCGCPVFSSSSLRYIVGLQELDKSKVVGADVYSPAVTDPSHKDLYWYGIHAVEMLFALMGPDCITVRTVQERGTSMYIGQWDDGRIASVRGIREGKDDFGGTVFLKDQIVHLGQFMGYGPLLDRILPFFQTGQSPVDERETLAICAFIDAAEQSKLNGGTPVKLQKLN, encoded by the coding sequence ATGGATAGAAAGCATTTCTTACTTTCTTTATTGCCGTTGGGGCTTTCTTTTCAAACAAAGGCGGATTTTTCGAAGGAAGGGCTCAACCTGATGTTACCAAAGACGAAGAAGAAAAAAATCGGTATTATCGGTTTGGACAGTACGCATTCCATTGCTTTTACAAAAGCGATCAATACGGCCAGTGCCGATAGTTTATATGGGCAATTTTCGGTTGTTGCGGCTTATCCTTATGGCAGTAAAACAATCGCGCTTAGCGCGGAGCGTATTCCCAAGATCACGACCGAAATTCAGCAATATGGCGTCTCGGTTGTTTCCAGTATTGCTCAGTTGCTCAAACAAGTGGATTATGTATTTTTGGAGACGAATGATGGAAACCTGCATTTACAACAGGCTCTTGAGGTCCTCGGGGCTCGAAAACCCTTGTTTATCGATAAGCCTATAGCCAATTCGTATACCGATGCCCTAAAAATATTTGAAGCAGCCCGGAAGTGCGGTTGCCCTGTTTTTTCCTCCAGTTCATTACGTTACATTGTCGGCCTGCAGGAGCTTGATAAAAGTAAAGTTGTTGGAGCTGATGTCTATAGTCCCGCTGTCACGGATCCGTCGCACAAGGATCTGTATTGGTACGGAATTCATGCGGTGGAAATGTTGTTTGCTTTAATGGGACCGGACTGTATAACGGTGCGAACGGTACAAGAAAGGGGGACTTCCATGTACATTGGTCAATGGGATGATGGCCGTATTGCCTCGGTTCGCGGTATCCGGGAAGGGAAGGATGATTTTGGTGGCACAGTCTTTCTGAAAGACCAGATTGTTCATCTGGGGCAATTTATGGGTTATGGTCCCTTGCTGGATCGTATACTTCCTTTTTTTCAAACTGGGCAAAGTCCGGTGGATGAGCGGGAAACCTTAGCAATTTGTGCTTTTATTGACGCTGCAGAACAGAGTAAATTGAATGGTGGTACACCCGTTAAATTACAGAAGCTAAACTAG
- a CDS encoding YiiX family permuted papain-like enzyme, with the protein MKKIAVFVLLIICTLLIGRFYFQINAPKAQNGSLDKKVKSSTMLPLLKDGDMIFQSSISPQCKAVQLATGSPYSHCGLIFHEDGKPYVLEAIQPVTVTGLSDWIARGKNKHYVIKRLKEADKVLSKEVLAKMKRIGEGFLDKNYDATFEWSDNRIYCSELIWKIYQRGAGIEVGKLEKLKDFDLNSAEVKSKLKERYGNQIPLEETVISPASIFNSELLTTIASN; encoded by the coding sequence ATGAAAAAAATAGCTGTATTTGTCCTATTAATCATTTGCACGCTGCTGATCGGGCGATTTTATTTCCAGATTAACGCACCGAAAGCTCAAAATGGATCATTAGATAAAAAAGTTAAAAGTAGCACGATGCTACCCCTTTTAAAAGATGGAGATATGATCTTTCAGTCATCCATCTCACCTCAATGTAAAGCTGTACAACTAGCCACGGGTTCTCCTTACTCTCACTGTGGTCTTATTTTTCACGAGGATGGAAAACCTTATGTACTGGAGGCTATTCAACCAGTGACGGTAACAGGCTTGTCAGATTGGATCGCTCGAGGAAAAAACAAACATTATGTCATCAAACGGCTTAAAGAAGCAGACAAAGTACTATCGAAAGAAGTTTTAGCCAAAATGAAGAGAATCGGTGAGGGATTTTTGGATAAAAACTACGATGCTACATTCGAATGGTCAGATAACAGAATTTATTGTTCGGAACTGATCTGGAAAATCTACCAGCGGGGTGCAGGAATTGAAGTAGGCAAACTGGAAAAACTCAAAGATTTTGATCTCAATAGCGCCGAGGTTAAAAGCAAACTCAAAGAACGTTACGGCAATCAGATCCCTTTGGAGGAAACAGTAATTTCACCTGCATCTATTTTCAATAGTGAGCTTTTGACAACGATAGCGAGCAACTAA
- a CDS encoding phosphoribosyltransferase family protein, producing the protein MIILNKHQLITEQFPNGETKVKDFDQLIKADNLLEFTYQEDGDLIRLFFVKKRLEEEGASCKLWIRYMPYSRMDRKIEGDLFTLKYVAAFINSLQFDKVYVVEPHSETTLILLENSVAIYPALDWLPKLMEKLEFSDNDRIVFPDKGAAARYLNSGYQDACVFEKQRNPQTGRIEAMELKAGNIAKGAKCIIVDDLCSAGGTFLWAGKILKEMGASEIYLLVTHCEPRIFKGTLLEEDSPIDLVFTTDSMMNTAHPKLNYINLTTESYV; encoded by the coding sequence ATGATTATATTAAATAAACATCAGCTCATCACCGAACAGTTTCCGAATGGGGAAACGAAAGTGAAGGATTTCGATCAGTTGATCAAAGCGGATAATCTGCTAGAATTTACCTATCAGGAAGATGGCGATTTGATCCGTTTGTTTTTTGTCAAGAAGCGACTTGAGGAAGAAGGGGCGAGTTGTAAATTGTGGATTCGTTATATGCCCTATAGTCGTATGGATCGTAAAATTGAGGGCGACCTGTTTACCCTAAAATATGTCGCTGCATTTATCAATAGTTTACAGTTTGATAAAGTATATGTTGTAGAGCCACATTCCGAAACAACCCTCATATTACTAGAAAATAGTGTAGCGATTTATCCTGCGCTAGATTGGTTGCCGAAACTGATGGAAAAACTAGAATTTTCAGATAATGACCGAATTGTATTTCCGGATAAAGGGGCGGCAGCACGCTATTTAAATAGTGGTTATCAAGATGCCTGTGTCTTTGAAAAGCAACGCAATCCACAAACGGGACGTATCGAAGCGATGGAATTAAAAGCGGGCAATATCGCAAAAGGTGCCAAATGCATTATTGTCGATGATTTATGTTCTGCAGGCGGAACATTTCTCTGGGCGGGAAAAATTCTAAAGGAGATGGGGGCAAGTGAAATCTACCTGTTGGTGACACATTGTGAGCCAAGGATTTTCAAAGGTACTTTGTTGGAGGAAGATTCACCGATCGACCTTGTTTTCACCACAGATTCTATGATGAACACAGCGCATCCGAAATTAAATTATATCAACTTAACAACTGAAAGCTATGTTTAG